The proteins below are encoded in one region of Desulfonatronum thioautotrophicum:
- a CDS encoding YbgA family protein — translation MEKPLRLGISSCLLGNNVRYDGGHKLDRFIRDTLGKYVEFVPVCPEVECGLSVPREAMRLVGDIEAPRLRTIRSGVDLTEQMQNWAAEKNAWLAEQNICGFIFKSKSPSSGMQGVKVYSEKGMPQQKGVGIFAKAFMTRFPDIPVEDDGRLHDPGLRENFIERIFVMRRWQDVVAAKPALAPLVAFHSQHKYLLLAHSTKHYQEMGRLVAHAADTDREQAFAKYAHLLAEALQMRTTKAKLYNVLEKSMGHFKKELSAWEKQELLDVFRRFKEGQLPLIVPIILLNHYIRKYDEPYLREQYFFHPHPLELKLRNYS, via the coding sequence ATGGAAAAGCCGCTTCGTCTGGGCATCAGTTCGTGTTTATTGGGAAATAACGTCCGCTATGACGGCGGACACAAGCTGGATCGGTTCATCCGGGACACTCTGGGAAAATACGTCGAGTTCGTCCCGGTCTGTCCAGAAGTTGAGTGCGGCCTGTCCGTTCCCAGAGAAGCCATGCGCCTGGTGGGCGACATAGAGGCGCCCAGACTGCGGACCATCCGCTCCGGAGTGGATCTCACGGAGCAAATGCAGAACTGGGCCGCGGAGAAAAATGCGTGGTTGGCCGAGCAAAACATCTGTGGCTTCATCTTCAAAAGCAAATCACCGTCCAGCGGCATGCAGGGGGTCAAGGTGTATTCCGAAAAAGGCATGCCGCAGCAGAAAGGGGTGGGCATTTTCGCCAAGGCTTTCATGACCCGCTTTCCGGACATCCCGGTGGAAGACGACGGCCGACTCCATGATCCCGGCCTGCGGGAAAACTTCATCGAACGCATTTTCGTCATGCGCCGCTGGCAGGACGTGGTCGCCGCAAAGCCGGCCTTAGCTCCTTTGGTTGCCTTTCATTCTCAGCACAAGTATCTTCTTCTTGCCCACAGTACCAAACATTACCAGGAAATGGGCCGCCTGGTGGCCCATGCCGCGGACACGGACCGGGAACAGGCCTTCGCCAAGTACGCCCATCTTCTGGCCGAGGCCCTGCAGATGCGGACCACCAAGGCCAAGCTCTACAATGTCCTGGAAAAAAGCATGGGCCATTTCAAAAAAGAGCTCTCAGCCTGGGAAAAACAGGAGCTCCTGGATGTCTTCCGGAGGTTCAAGGAGGGCCAGTTGCCCCTGATCGTGCCGATCATCCTGCTGAATCATTATATCCGGAAATACGATGAACCGTACCTCCGGGAGCAATACTTCTTTCACCCCCACCCGTTGGAACTCAAACTGCGCAACTATTCCTGA